Below is a genomic region from Myxococcota bacterium.
AAGGAGCAATCCCATGAAGATCCGTCCGTTGCAGGACCGGATTCTCGTCAAGCGGATCGACGAGGAAGAGACGACGAAGGGCGGGATCATCATTCCCGACACGGCGAAGGAGAAGCCCTCGGAGGGCAAGGTGGTGGCCGTGGGCAATGGGAAGGTGAGCGAGGACGGCAAGGTGCAGCCGCTGGACGTGAAGAAGGGCGATCGCGTGCTGTTCAGCAAGTACGCGGGGACCGAGGTTCAGGTGGACGGTGACGAGCACATCATCATTCGCGAGGACGATGTCCTCGGGGTCATGGAGTAAGTAGGCATGGCGAAAGAGATTCGATTCGACCAGGAAGCGCGCTCGAAGATGCTGTCGGGCGTGGATCAGCTCGCGAACGCGGTGCGTGTGACGCTGGGGCCGAAGGGCCGCAACGTGGTGATCGACAAGAGCTTCGGTTCGCCGACGGTGACCAAGGACGGCGTCACGGTGGCGAAGGAGATCGAGCTCGAAGACAAGTTCGAGAACATGGGCGCGCAGATGGTGAAGGAGGTCGCGAGCAAGACCTCGGACGTGGCCGGTGACGGAACGACCACGGCGACGGTGCTGGCGCAGGCGATCTTCCGCGAGGGCAGCAAGCTGGTGGTGGCGGGGATGAACCCGATGGAGCTGAAGCGCGGTGTGGACACCGCGGTGGGCGCCATCGTGGAGGCCCTGCACAAGCAGTCGAAGTCGACGCGTGACGCGGGTGAGATTGCGCAGGTGGGGACGATCTCGGCGAACAACGACGAGACGATTGGCGAGATTCTCTCCGAGGCGATGCAGAAGGTCGGCAAGGAGGGGGTGATCACGGTCGAGGAAGCGAAGTCGATGGACACGGTCCTGGACGTCGTGGAAGGCATGCAGTTCGACCGGGGTTATCTGTCGCCGTATTTCGTGACGGACCCGGAGCGGATGGAAGTGTCGCTGGACGAGCCGCTGATTCTTCTGCACGAGAAGAAGATCTCGAACATGAAGGACCTGCTGCCGTTGCTGGAGCAGGTGGCACGTCAGGGGAAGCCGCTGCTGATCGTGGCGGAGGACATCGAGGGCGAGGCTCTGGCCACGCTCGTGGTGAACAAGATCCGCGGGACGCTGAACGTGGCTGCGGTGAAGGCGCCTGGTTTCGGGGATCGTCGCAAGGCGATGCTGCAGGACATGGCGATCCTGACGGGTGGCCAGGTGATTGCGGAGGAGCTGGGTCTGAAGCTGGAGAACGTGACGCTGAAGGACCTGGGGAACGCGAAGCGCGTGGTGACGGACAAGGACAACACCACGATCATCGATGGCGCGGGGAAGAAGAGCGACATCGAGGGGCGCTGTGCGGAGATCCGCAATCAGATCGAGGACACGACGAGCGACTACGACCGGGAGAAGCTGCAGGAGCGGCTGGCGAAGCTGGTCGGCGGTGTGGCGGTCGTGAAGGTGGGTGCGGCCACCGAGACGGAGATGAAGGAGAAGAAGGCCCGGGTGGAGGACGCGCTGCACGCGACGCGTGCTGCGGTCGAGGAAGGGATCGTGCCTGGCGGTGGTGTGGCTTTGCTGCGCTGTCAGAAGGTGCTGGAGGACCTGGGTGAGAACGAGGAGCAGCGTGCGGGGGTGAACATCATCCGCCGTGCGGTGGAGGCTCCGCTGCGCCGGATCTCGGAGAACGCGGGGATCGACGGTTCGATCGTGGTGGACAAGGTGAAGAACGCGAAGGGAGCGAATGGCTTCAACGCGCGCACCGAGACCTACGAGGACCTGCTGAAGGCGGGCGTGATCGACCCGACGAAGGTGGTGCGGACGGCGATCCAGAACGCGGCGTCGGTGGCGAGCCTGCTGCTGACGACCGAGGCGATGGTCGCCGACAAGCCCGAAGAGGGCGGCGC
It encodes:
- the groES gene encoding co-chaperone GroES, which codes for MKIRPLQDRILVKRIDEEETTKGGIIIPDTAKEKPSEGKVVAVGNGKVSEDGKVQPLDVKKGDRVLFSKYAGTEVQVDGDEHIIIREDDVLGVME
- the groL gene encoding chaperonin GroEL (60 kDa chaperone family; promotes refolding of misfolded polypeptides especially under stressful conditions; forms two stacked rings of heptamers to form a barrel-shaped 14mer; ends can be capped by GroES; misfolded proteins enter the barrel where they are refolded when GroES binds), whose protein sequence is MAKEIRFDQEARSKMLSGVDQLANAVRVTLGPKGRNVVIDKSFGSPTVTKDGVTVAKEIELEDKFENMGAQMVKEVASKTSDVAGDGTTTATVLAQAIFREGSKLVVAGMNPMELKRGVDTAVGAIVEALHKQSKSTRDAGEIAQVGTISANNDETIGEILSEAMQKVGKEGVITVEEAKSMDTVLDVVEGMQFDRGYLSPYFVTDPERMEVSLDEPLILLHEKKISNMKDLLPLLEQVARQGKPLLIVAEDIEGEALATLVVNKIRGTLNVAAVKAPGFGDRRKAMLQDMAILTGGQVIAEELGLKLENVTLKDLGNAKRVVTDKDNTTIIDGAGKKSDIEGRCAEIRNQIEDTTSDYDREKLQERLAKLVGGVAVVKVGAATETEMKEKKARVEDALHATRAAVEEGIVPGGGVALLRCQKVLEDLGENEEQRAGVNIIRRAVEAPLRRISENAGIDGSIVVDKVKNAKGANGFNARTETYEDLLKAGVIDPTKVVRTAIQNAASVASLLLTTEAMVADKPEEGGAGGGMPGGMPGGMPGGMPGMM